One region of Oncorhynchus mykiss isolate Arlee chromosome 8, USDA_OmykA_1.1, whole genome shotgun sequence genomic DNA includes:
- the fggy gene encoding FGGY carbohydrate kinase domain-containing protein, with protein sequence MARSDPVEWYYVGVDVGTASVRAALVTREGQVKTTAEEMVTIWKPHSDHYVQSSTDIWAKCCSTVRKVTQGVQRNQVRGVGFDATCSLVVLDQNFQPVAVNQDGEAERNVVMWMDHRAAEQAARITSTGHRVLSRVGGVMSPEMQPPKLLWLKENLRATCWRDAAHFLDLPDFLSWKATASLARSLCTVVCKWTYCPTEKWDTSFWTAIGLEDLLENDHSKIGSVTCCPGSPVGEGLTQEAAAELGLDTGTAVGASLIDAHAGGLGVIGADVRGFSLPCEDQPITSRMAMICGTSSCHMAISQGPLFVPGVWGPYLSGMVPELWLNEGGQSATGRLIDHVVKGHVAYPQLQEQAVKGGEHIYSYLNRHLSSMAKDLGAPLELLASSLHVWPDFHGNRSPLADPTLRGAVVGLPLSQTLDDLALLYLATVQALALGTQHILEAMTQAGHDITTLFLCGGLSKNPLYVQIHANATGLPLVLPAQTEAVLVGAAVLGACASHDYSSILEAMEKMAKVGKVVQPDHELWSFYRKKYSVFLRLHVHQREYMALMND encoded by the exons ATGGCTAGGTCGGACCCAGTAGAGTGGTACTATGTGGGGGTGGACGTGGGGACAGCCAGTGTGAGGGCTGCTCTAGTCACCAGGGAGGGCCAAGTAAAGACCACTGCAGAGGAGATGGTCACCATCTGGAAACCTCACTCAGACCATTATGTCCAGTCATCCACTGACATTTGGGCTAAGTGCTGTAGCACAGTCCGG AAAGTGACCCAGGGAGTGCAGAGGAATCAGGTCAGAGGGGTGGGTTTTGATGCCACCTGTTCCCTAGTGGTCCTGGACCAGAACTTTCAGCCTGTAGCTGTCAACCAGGATG GTGAGGCTGAGAGGAACGTGGTGATGTGGATGGACCATCGCGCTGCAGAGCAGGCTGCACGCATCACCAGCACTGGCCACAGGGTCCTGAGCAGGGTGGGAGGGGTAATGTCACCAGAGATGCAGCCCCCCAAGCTGCTCTGGCTGAAAGAG AACCTGAGAGCGACATGCTGGAGGGACGCTGCCCATTTTCTGGACCTCCCTGACTTCCTGTCCTGGAAAGCCACAGCTTCTCTGGCCAG GTCCTTATGTACTGTGGTCTGTAAGTGGACCTATTGCCCCACAGAAAAATGGGACACTAGCTTCTGGACAGCCATTGGTTTGGAGGACTTACTGGAAAACGACCATTCCAAAATAG GCAGTGTGACCTGCTGTCCAGGGAGCCCAGTGGGAGAAGGCCTTACCCAAGAAGCTGCAGCCGAACTGGGGCTGGACACGGGCACTGCAGTGGGAGCCTCCCTCATCGATGCCCACGCTGGAGGCCTAG GTGTGATTGGTGCAGACGTGAGGGGGTTCTCCCTGCCCTGTGAGGACCAGCCAATCACGTCGCGCATGGCCATGATCTGTGGAACATCTTCCTGTCACATGGCG ATCAGCCAGGGGCCCCTGTTTGTACCGGGTGTGTGGGGACCGTACCTGTCCGGCATGGTGCCTGAGTTGTGGCTCAACGAGGGAGGACAGAGTGCTACTGGAAGACTG ATTGACCATGTGGTGAAAGGTCATGTAGCCTACCCCCAGCTACAGGAGCAGGCGGTGAAAGG TGGGGAGCATATCTACAGTTACCTAAACAGACACCTGTCCTCCATGGCTAAAGACCTGGGGGCTCCCCTGGAGCTGCTGGCCTCCAGCCTCCACGTCTGGCCAGACTTTCATGGCAACCGCTCCCCCCTGGCAGACCCCACTCTGAGGGGCGCG gtggtTGGGCTGCCATTGTCCCAGACCCTGGATGACCTGGCCCTGCTTTACCTTGCTACTGTACAGGCACTGGCT CTGGGCACCCAGCATATCCTAGAGGCCATGACACAGGCAGGCCATGACATCACAACCCTCTTCCTGTGTGGGGGGTTGAGTAAGAATCCTCTTTATGTGCAGATACACGCCAATGCCACAG GGTTGCCCTTGGTGCTTCCTGCCCAGACAGAGGCTGTGTTAGTGGGAGCAGCAGTCCTAGGTGCCTGTGCTTCCCATGATTATAGCTCCATACTG GAGGCGATGGAGAAAATGGCCAAAGTGGGAAAAGTTGTTCAGCCTGACCACGAGCTCTGGAG CTTTTACAGGAAGAAGTACTCTGTGTTCCTGCGCCTCCATGTCCACCAGAGGGAGTACATGGCCCTTATGAATGACTGA
- the LOC110530532 gene encoding transcription factor AP-1 produces the protein MPTKMEATLYDESINGQQGAVGGYHGFNPKTLKQSMTLNLNDPKMFKPHLRAKAIDILTSPDVGLLKLASPELERLIIQSCNGLTTPTPTQFLCPKNITDEQEGFAEGFVKALAELHYQQHMPNGSSDAQANAANNMAPSSTVSDSPIPYSCTVRPDPPEYTNLGTFSRAVSSASALNGDRHSSASYTAVPSQTHIEPQRPPQHPRLQHARLQSFKEEPQTVPEMSGDTPPLSPIDMESQERIKAERKRLRNRVAASKCRKRKLERISRLEDRVKNLKTQHTELVSSANVLRDELALLKQKVMDHVNSGCQLILTQQLQAF, from the coding sequence ATGCCCACCAAGATGGAAGCTACATTATATGACGAATCTATAAATGGTCAGCAAGGCGCAGTGGGCGGATATCATGGGTTTAACCCGAAAACCCTGAAGCAGAGCATGACACTGAACCTCAACGACCCTAAAATGTTTAAACCTCATCTGCGGGCGAAAGCTATCGACATCCTGACATCCCCTGATGTGGGATTATTAAAACTGGCTTCCCCTGAATTGGAAAGGCTTATCATCCAGTCCTGCAATGGGCTGACGACTCCGACCCCAACTCAGTTCCTCTGTCCCAAGAACATCACCGACGAGCAAGAGGGTTTTGCCGAGGGATTCGTAAAGGCGCTCGCGGAGCTTCATTATCAACAGCATATGCCCAATGGCAGCTCTGACGCTCAAGCCAATGCTGCCAACAACATGGCACCCTCATCTACTGTGTCGGACAGTCCTATACCCTACAGCTGCACCGTGCGCCCCGACCCACCTGAATACACAAATTTGGGCACTTTCAGTCGGGCTGTCAGCTCTGCGTCGGCACTTAACGGCGACAGACACTCCTCCGCTAGTTACACGGCCGTCCCGTCCCAAACCCACATCGAGCCCCAGCGGCCACCCCAGCATCCACGGCTACAGCATGCTCGGCTACAGTCATTCAAAGAGGAGCCCCAGACGGTGCCCGAGATGAGCGGCGATACCCCTCCGCTGTCGCCTATCGACATGGAGAGCCAGGAGCGGATAAAAGCCGAGAGAAAGCGCTTGAGAAACAGGGTGGCCGCGTCCAAATGCCGGAAAAGGAAGCTGGAGAGGATCTCGAGGCTGGAGGACAGGGTCAAAAACTTGAAGACCCAACACACAGAGTTGGTCTCCTCTGCCAACGTGCTCCGGGACGAACTGGCACTGCTCAAACAGAAGGTCATGGACCACGTTAACAGCGGGTGCCAACTCATATTGACGCAGCAGCTCCAGGCGTTCTGA